In the genome of Brienomyrus brachyistius isolate T26 unplaced genomic scaffold, BBRACH_0.4 scaffold53, whole genome shotgun sequence, the window tctatctatctatctatctatctatctatctatctatctatctatctatctatctatctatctggccATCCGTCCCTCTGTCCGTCATCTAACATTGTACAGTGTGGCTACGGAAATCTCACATCCAGTGGTCAGGTGCCCTGCTTCTTCCATTCCTCACTCAGATAGGTGATGCTCGCTGCCATTTCCTCATGACACTTATTTAGGGCCTGGCATAGTTATACTTCTGCTTTCCTCACAATCACACATTCCATTTCCAAAGAGGCATGGTGGCACTGATGCTAAAACGCCGCAACAGTCTGAAGTTAGTGGCTAGCTATTAGTGTCTACACTTTGAGCACAATATAGAGATAAAAAAATCTTGAAATGTTAGAAAACAATACCTGTCATTAATAATtaagtttttattgtttaagTCTGACTGCTGTAAAAAATTATGAGTCAGATATGAAATATATATGATGGAAGCAGCATTGTACTAGGAATTGCATTTTTATGAGATAAAGAGTTTATTGCGTTTGTTTGATATAGTGCATATGACCTAATTATCCACATCTATTACTTTGTCCATCCATGGATCTTCTAAGTTAGACAGGCTTGTGTAGGGGTCTTGCGTCTCTTCCGCATGGTACAGGACACGAGTTTCACCTCGCACTGTGAACCTAGACAACAGAGACTGGCAGACAGAGAGCACTAAGTCCTGCGCAGAAAGTCAGACAAGATTGAGAGCCAATCAGAGCCAAGATTAAGCAGAGAGGTCCACCAGTGGTCCAGAGCAGGTCCCAATGACCTTCAGCCACGTAGTCCTCAAGGCAGTGGGACCAGTTGGAGAAAACCGACAGCACATGAACATTAATGATATGTAGTGACAATTGTTTCGGCAAAAGAGTTATAAAACAACACACGTTTTCAAACACAAAGCCTGCAACTTTATTACAAATGAATTCGGAGCACATTATgttcatgaaaaaaaatattcaaaaaaataaaagcaacaaTTCATACTTCGTACTTCTGACACGTATGTTACATGTGCACTTTAGGTTAACTGAGATCAATACAATGACATTCATCAAGACATGTGCTTTGCATGTTTCATGTTCTCACCGTGTTTGCTTGTGTCCCCCCAAATACCACACCGCAGTCTAACAGACCTCAGACCCACATGTGTGATTTTCAATGTACATCCTGCAGCAGATGGCTATCACAACCctctggggggctgtggggctggggggctgtggggctgtggggctgggggtctgtggggctggggggctgtggggctgggggtctgtggggctggggggctgtggggctgggggtctgtggggctgggggtctgtggggctggggggctgggggtctgtggggctggggggctgggggtctgtggggctggggggctgtggggctgTGGGGCTGGGGGTCTGTGGGGCTAGGGGGCTGGGGGCCAAGCCTCCCACTAGCAAACGCTCAATAAGCCGTCATGGAAGAAGCAGAAAATGAAAGCTGCTCTTACAGGTAGGTACACAAGCTTCAGCGTGAGACCCATGTCTGCGCAGATTATTATGCAGATTGTAAACTGGTTTAGCCCCCCTCCCAGTATGTAACTCCCACTGGTGAGAATTGACCATACCTTTGATCCCATTAACAGTGAGCACGACATCTCCCGTGATCGAACTTCTTACCATAGTCTGTTTTCTGGGAGGTTTCATATCAAAGCATAAAATAAGCATTTTTAAATCAGTTTGTCGTTGTCTTTATAATTATCTGCGTGaaattattataaaattaaCCCCCGCCACAAAACTGGAATTACAgttttcatgaaaaaaaaaagattatccTGAGATTACACATATGtcgagatttaaaaaaaaaattgctacatatcacaCAACTCATCttacaggcaaaaaaaaatcagtttacacCATTCGGCATTACGGTGTCCTTTCACGTCTGTTAGTATTCGTGCATGGTTGTTGGGCTCCTGTACGATGTTGTCTTACTACTCTGACTTGTCAACACATATTCCTTTAAACAGGGAATGCGCTTCGCGAGCAGCCTTCGGAAATGATTCCGGAACTTTTTCCCCACGAAGGTGTAGAAGACAGGGTTTACGCAGCAGTACAGGTAGGCGATATTGCGGGTGATATACAAAGCGTAGTCAAGCTCGGAGGCGCAGGAATCAGACTCTCTGGAGATGTGCTCAGCTCTCAGCATAATAACAACGTTGTAAGGAGTCcagcatatgaaaaatgccacgaTAATCACAAATATCAGCTTCACAGCTCTGCATTTCTCCCTCATTCGTGTGTGAATAATCCTGATGGTTATTCGAGTGTAACAGTAGAGAACGACAGCCAGTGGGAACAGGAAAAACAGCACGAACTGCTGATAGTAACTTACAAGCTGCCACGTATTGAGGATGTGTTTGGAAAAGCCGGTCTCCTCACAAAGCATGCCGCTCTGCTCATTCTTCTGCACGTTGTACAGAACAAACTCCTTGACTGTGGCTAGAATGCTGACGCACCAGACCACCAGAGAGGCCGCGACGGCGTACGTGTTCCTCCGGCTCTTG includes:
- the ccr12a gene encoding chemokine (C-C motif) receptor 12a, translating into MSHTRVPRTAFRGVKSLTYRLNRSLSRVYICPLAALCRSMTNSSQMDLEDLFEFFNHSGYGEEYDIKNDFVLLCEKKDVNRFGAKLLPAFYYTIFMLSLLGNGLVLYIIHKYEKLKTVTNIFLLNLVISDLVFSLSLPFWAVYHSSEWIFGGLLCKLVGGLYFVGFYSSILFLTLMTLDRYLVVVHALTSAKSRRNTYAVAASLVVWCVSILATVKEFVLYNVQKNEQSGMLCEETGFSKHILNTWQLVSYYQQFVLFFLFPLAVVLYCYTRITIRIIHTRMREKCRAVKLIFVIIVAFFICWTPYNVVIMLRAEHISRESDSCASELDYALYITRNIAYLYCCVNPVFYTFVGKKFRNHFRRLLAKRIPCLKEYVLTSQSSKTTSYRSPTTMHEY